From the Cohaesibacter intestini genome, one window contains:
- a CDS encoding ABC transporter ATP-binding protein: MSQPLDLECRNLVKTFDAFTAVDHVSLQVPQGSFFSILGPSGCGKTTLLRMLAGFLEPTSGDLDIKGKSMLGVPPNKRPVNMVFQHLALFPMMNVAENVAYGLKRRKMATSEIDRRVKDVLERVSLPDAGSKSIDQLSGGQKQRVAIARSLVLEPTLLLLDEPLGALDLKLREHMKVELKQLQAQIGTTFVYITHDQSEALVMSDHVAVMNEGKFEQVGTPQDLYYNPQTAFVAGFVGDANRWSGQVLSVSGNQAVVTLDEGGEVAVEAATDAPLQVGGNIELFVRPEAISIERSSGEVSRTHIEDDHNGLVGHVTNLLFDGANSRVEVYDELSGHTVLVTLPQTGEFADLKRGETVQLAWKIEKSRAYPSQSKTA, from the coding sequence ATGAGCCAACCGCTAGACCTTGAATGTCGAAATCTCGTCAAGACCTTCGACGCATTCACTGCCGTCGACCATGTGTCGCTTCAGGTGCCGCAGGGCTCATTCTTTTCTATTCTCGGACCCAGTGGTTGTGGCAAAACCACGCTCTTGCGCATGCTGGCTGGTTTTCTGGAACCGACTTCAGGAGATCTCGACATCAAGGGCAAGTCGATGCTCGGCGTGCCGCCCAACAAGCGGCCGGTCAATATGGTCTTCCAGCATCTTGCCTTGTTTCCAATGATGAATGTCGCCGAAAATGTGGCCTATGGCCTGAAGCGTCGGAAGATGGCCACCAGCGAGATTGATCGCCGCGTTAAAGATGTGCTGGAGCGCGTTTCCCTGCCTGATGCCGGCTCGAAATCGATTGATCAGCTGTCCGGTGGTCAAAAGCAGCGTGTCGCGATTGCCCGCTCCTTGGTCCTTGAACCAACGCTTCTTCTGCTCGACGAACCGCTCGGTGCGCTGGATCTCAAGCTGCGTGAGCATATGAAAGTGGAACTGAAACAGCTTCAGGCCCAGATCGGCACCACCTTTGTTTACATCACCCACGACCAGTCCGAAGCCTTGGTCATGTCTGATCATGTGGCTGTGATGAATGAGGGTAAATTCGAGCAGGTCGGCACACCGCAAGATCTCTATTACAATCCTCAAACCGCTTTTGTGGCCGGTTTTGTCGGCGATGCCAACCGCTGGTCTGGTCAGGTTTTGTCGGTGTCGGGAAATCAGGCTGTGGTCACCCTTGATGAAGGCGGTGAAGTGGCCGTTGAGGCGGCAACCGACGCGCCGCTTCAGGTGGGTGGCAACATCGAATTGTTCGTCCGTCCAGAAGCCATTTCAATCGAACGATCCAGCGGCGAAGTCAGCCGCACCCATATCGAAGATGACCACAATGGTTTGGTTGGTCATGTCACCAACTTGTTGTTTGACGGTGCCAACAGCCGGGTTGAGGTCTATGATGAACTCTCCGGCCATACCGTTTTGGTGACCTTGCCGCAGACGGGGGAATTCGCTGATCTCAAGCGCGGCGAAACCGTGCAGTTGGCATGGAAGATCGAGAAATCTCGTGCCTATCCCAGCCAATCCAAAACAGCATAA
- a CDS encoding extracellular solute-binding protein, whose protein sequence is MKLSVTIKSAMLGVTALAGLAIVSSAAQAEELRLLTWGGYAPDEVVKMFKEETGIDVKVTKSNNEEMIAKLRATGGGGFDLAQPSQDRVAGAQAENRIYKPMDLSKIDASQFITSMLEATKANTTFEGEVYGVPHVWGTSGLVLDTKKAGMVKDYTDLCSDEVKGKVSYRLKRPTLIGFAFAMGEDPFAAYGDKDAYQAIMDKVQEKLISCKSNVKTYWEGGDSLLNLVRSGEVTAAMAWDTGGWKLNGDNPDVTFVAPKSGALGWIDTFVLPKKGKNDDAAYKWINFVMQPKVAAMITASAGNFTASKGADDYAEDKLKAQFKASFPAADLDNIKWYPTVPAGLETIEGKVLDRVKAASSN, encoded by the coding sequence ATGAAACTGTCTGTTACCATTAAATCCGCTATGCTGGGTGTGACTGCACTCGCTGGCCTTGCTATCGTTTCCAGCGCCGCCCAGGCCGAAGAATTGCGTCTGCTGACCTGGGGTGGCTATGCGCCGGACGAAGTGGTCAAGATGTTCAAGGAAGAGACCGGCATCGACGTGAAGGTCACCAAGTCGAACAACGAAGAAATGATCGCCAAACTGCGTGCAACTGGTGGTGGCGGCTTCGATCTGGCCCAGCCTTCTCAGGACCGTGTTGCCGGGGCTCAGGCTGAGAACCGCATCTACAAGCCGATGGATCTCTCCAAGATCGACGCAAGCCAGTTCATCACCTCGATGCTCGAGGCCACCAAGGCCAACACCACCTTTGAAGGTGAGGTTTATGGTGTGCCGCATGTGTGGGGGACGTCTGGTCTGGTGCTCGACACCAAAAAGGCTGGCATGGTCAAGGACTATACCGATCTTTGCTCTGACGAAGTCAAAGGCAAGGTTTCCTATCGCCTGAAGCGCCCAACCCTGATCGGTTTCGCTTTTGCCATGGGCGAAGATCCGTTCGCTGCATATGGTGACAAAGACGCCTATCAGGCGATCATGGACAAGGTTCAGGAAAAACTGATTTCCTGTAAGTCCAACGTCAAAACCTACTGGGAAGGCGGCGACTCGCTGCTGAACCTCGTCCGGTCTGGTGAAGTCACTGCTGCCATGGCATGGGATACCGGCGGTTGGAAGCTGAACGGTGACAATCCTGATGTAACCTTCGTTGCGCCAAAATCGGGCGCTCTGGGCTGGATCGACACGTTTGTTCTGCCGAAAAAAGGCAAGAATGACGACGCTGCCTATAAGTGGATCAACTTTGTGATGCAGCCAAAAGTGGCAGCCATGATCACCGCGTCCGCAGGCAACTTCACCGCGTCCAAAGGCGCTGACGATTATGCCGAAGACAAGCTGAAAGCCCAGTTCAAGGCTTCCTTCCCAGCGGCAGATCTGGACAATATCAAATGGTATCCGACCGTTCCGGCTGGTCTGGAAACCATCGAAGGCAAAGTGCTCGACCGCGTTAAAGCGGCTTCCAGCAACTAA
- a CDS encoding HAD family hydrolase, with amino-acid sequence MNNTQTFTTFKAAIFDLDGTLIHSEHAWEKAKIDVLARYGIVPDQAVLNAYIGRGMKDFLNELLDESATDAQKTEISNQVGALADDLLPIMREPVLGASDLLKDLAGRGLRIAICSSAPRRHILSAMDALTISDHVELIVSGAELPIGKPDPLPYLTTLQALNLQPHEACAFEDSIPGAHSAHKAGLAVYAVGQGCSDRAFDFCDLQAESYLELSL; translated from the coding sequence ATGAACAACACTCAGACTTTTACCACCTTCAAGGCAGCCATCTTTGATCTGGATGGTACGCTCATTCATTCCGAACATGCCTGGGAAAAGGCCAAAATCGATGTGCTGGCCCGCTATGGCATCGTGCCGGATCAGGCTGTTCTCAATGCCTACATTGGCCGAGGCATGAAAGATTTTCTCAACGAACTGCTTGATGAAAGCGCAACCGACGCCCAGAAAACCGAAATCAGCAATCAGGTCGGCGCGTTGGCCGATGACCTGCTTCCCATCATGCGTGAACCAGTGCTCGGGGCTTCGGATCTGCTGAAGGATCTGGCGGGCAGGGGATTGCGCATTGCGATTTGCTCTTCTGCACCCCGTCGCCACATCCTGAGTGCCATGGATGCGCTGACAATCAGCGACCATGTGGAACTGATCGTGTCTGGTGCCGAGTTGCCAATCGGCAAACCGGATCCTTTGCCCTATCTCACCACGCTTCAAGCCTTGAATCTTCAGCCGCACGAAGCCTGTGCCTTCGAGGATTCCATCCCCGGTGCGCACTCCGCTCACAAGGCGGGTTTGGCCGTCTATGCCGTCGGACAAGGCTGTTCTGACCGGGCATTCGACTTCTGTGATCTGCAGGCGGAAAGCTATCTCGAGTTGTCGCTCTGA
- a CDS encoding ABC transporter ATP-binding protein has translation MSQFEKGSVHFDAVVKKYGAVTALKQLDLSIEPGQLVTLLGPSGCGKTTTLRLIAGLEGATDGKIFIGGEDVTHLSATYRKVSMVFQSYALFPHMTVAENVAYGLTVKSMPKKQAIEKAEQGLEMVGLTGFGERLPSELSGGQQQRVAVARAVVLEPEVLLLDEPLSNLDAKLRRHVREQIRKIQQELQLTAVYVTHDQEEAMAVSDRIIVMKNAEIAQEGTPHDLYESPNSAFIADFIGDSNLVECDILKSGSDGTEIQLGAQQLMLPLQTNLKGQAKAVLRPHHINLHPATEKDALIGEVTYAAYLGNEMQYTVEGAFGELFVIAQSIGQPIKVGQSVGIGMSIDDLRLVPVD, from the coding sequence ATGTCACAATTTGAAAAGGGCTCCGTGCATTTCGACGCTGTGGTCAAGAAATATGGCGCCGTGACCGCCCTCAAGCAACTCGACCTGTCGATCGAACCGGGCCAACTGGTCACGTTGCTGGGCCCAAGCGGTTGCGGCAAAACCACCACCTTGCGGTTGATTGCGGGTTTGGAAGGAGCCACCGACGGCAAGATCTTTATCGGCGGCGAAGATGTCACCCATCTGTCCGCCACCTACCGCAAGGTCTCGATGGTGTTTCAGTCCTATGCTCTGTTCCCTCATATGACCGTCGCGGAAAATGTCGCCTATGGCCTGACAGTTAAATCCATGCCGAAAAAGCAAGCGATCGAAAAAGCCGAGCAGGGACTGGAAATGGTTGGGCTTACGGGCTTTGGCGAGCGTCTGCCGAGCGAACTGTCTGGTGGTCAGCAGCAGCGCGTGGCCGTCGCCCGTGCCGTGGTGCTGGAACCCGAGGTTCTTTTGCTCGATGAACCTCTTTCCAACCTTGATGCCAAGCTGCGCCGCCATGTGCGCGAACAAATCCGCAAGATCCAGCAGGAACTGCAATTGACGGCCGTTTATGTCACCCATGATCAGGAAGAGGCCATGGCTGTCTCGGATCGGATTATCGTCATGAAAAACGCCGAGATCGCACAAGAGGGAACTCCGCACGATCTCTATGAAAGCCCCAACTCTGCCTTCATCGCCGACTTTATTGGCGATTCCAATCTGGTTGAATGCGACATCCTCAAGTCCGGATCCGATGGCACAGAAATTCAACTTGGTGCGCAACAACTGATGCTGCCACTGCAAACGAATCTCAAAGGACAAGCCAAAGCCGTGTTGCGGCCTCATCACATCAACCTGCATCCGGCCACGGAAAAGGACGCCTTGATCGGTGAAGTCACCTATGCTGCCTATCTCGGCAACGAGATGCAATATACGGTCGAAGGGGCGTTCGGCGAGTTATTCGTCATTGCTCAGTCCATCGGGCAGCCCATCAAGGTCGGTCAGTCCGTTGGTATTGGCATGTCGATTGACGACTTGCGCCTTGTGCCTGTGGATTGA